In the Candidatus Omnitrophota bacterium genome, CCATCTCGGTCGAGAACCTTCTCGACAAGACCGATAATTCGATCTACAAGCTCGTGATACTTGCCTCGAAGCGCGCCTTGGAGCTGAACGAAGGGAGCCCGAAGCTGGTCGAGACCGAAAGCAAGAAGATATCGACCGTAGCGCTTGAAGAGATCAGGGAAGGCAAGATAGGGATGAAGGAAAAGAAAAAATAATGGCGAAGAAAGAGGTGATCCTCGGGGTCAGCGGTTCCATCGCCGCTTACAGGGCGTGTGATATCGTCAATAACCTGAGGAAGGCGGGGGCGAACGTCACGGTCATCATGACGAAAGAAGCGAAAGAGTTCGTTACTCCCCTGACGCTCCAGACCATTTCCCGTAACAAAGTTTATTCAGAGATGTTCGAACTGCCGGCCGAATGGAGCCCGGTCCATACCTCGTTGGCCGACATGGCCGACCTGATACTGATCGCCCCGGCCTGCGCCAACGTGATAGGCAAGATAGCCAACGGCATCTGCGACGATCTCTTGACCTGCGTGGTCCTGGCGTCCAAGGCGAAGACCCTTATGGCACCTGCCATGAACGAGAAGATGTATTTGAACCCCGCGGTGCAGGATAATATCAAAAAGCTCAAAGGCAGGGGAATAGGATTTATCGGCCCGATAAAAGGTCCCCTGGCATGCGGACACGATTCTATCGGGCACATCGCCGATACCGCCTCGATAATCCTGGAAGCGAAGAAATTACTCAAGGGTTGAAGTTGCGAATACTCATAACCGCAGGCCCCACCAAAGAATATATAGACCCCGTCCGCTTCATCTCAAATTCCTCGACGGGTTTTTTCGGATACCAGATAGCCTCGGAAGCCGCCAGCCGCGGCCATAAGGTCACGCTCATAAGCGGCCCGACATGCCTGACCCCGCCCAAAGGGGTGAGATTTGTCCCTGTCGTCTCCGCCCTGGAAATGAAAAAGGCCGTCGAAAAGCATTTTCCTGCATCCGATTGCCTTATAATGTCGGCGGCCGTCGCGGATTACAGGCCGGCGGCTGTCTTCCCGCGGAAGATCAAGAAGGGGAAGGACCGGCTGGTATTAGGGTTGAAGAGGAACCCCGACATACTTTCGCTTGTCTCCAAAAAAAAAGAAGGCAGGGACGTAATAGGTTTCGCCGTGGAGACCGGCGGATTAAAAGAAAACGCAAAGAAAAAATTGAAAGAAAAGAATCTTGACTGCATTATTGCGGCGCTGCTAAAAAACAATAAAACTCCGTTCGGGGACGAAAAAATCCCGGTTTCTATAATATCCCGGGACGGAAAAACAGAAAACCTTTTTTCTTACAAGAAAAACCTCTCAAGAATTATCCTTGACAAAGCAGAAGCGGCAAAGTATCATTATAATGCTGGTAAAATTTAAAAGAGAAAGGGGGACATATATCATGATCAAGAGAAAGGGTTTCACCCTTATCGAGCTGTTGGTA is a window encoding:
- the rpoZ gene encoding DNA-directed RNA polymerase subunit omega; translated protein: MKAKSSISVENLLDKTDNSIYKLVILASKRALELNEGSPKLVETESKKISTVALEEIREGKIGMKEKKK
- a CDS encoding flavoprotein, giving the protein MAKKEVILGVSGSIAAYRACDIVNNLRKAGANVTVIMTKEAKEFVTPLTLQTISRNKVYSEMFELPAEWSPVHTSLADMADLILIAPACANVIGKIANGICDDLLTCVVLASKAKTLMAPAMNEKMYLNPAVQDNIKKLKGRGIGFIGPIKGPLACGHDSIGHIADTASIILEAKKLLKG
- a CDS encoding phosphopantothenoylcysteine decarboxylase, producing MKLRILITAGPTKEYIDPVRFISNSSTGFFGYQIASEAASRGHKVTLISGPTCLTPPKGVRFVPVVSALEMKKAVEKHFPASDCLIMSAAVADYRPAAVFPRKIKKGKDRLVLGLKRNPDILSLVSKKKEGRDVIGFAVETGGLKENAKKKLKEKNLDCIIAALLKNNKTPFGDEKIPVSIISRDGKTENLFSYKKNLSRIILDKAEAAKYHYNAGKI